AAAACCAAcataaacaaaattgaaaaaatacatCACCTGGAGCCATGTATCCAACTGTGGCTAGGGTCATTGTTTCCGTCATCGAATCTCCACTGCCGATGAGTCTTGCAATGCCAAAATCAGCAACATGTGCAACCATATCATCATCCAATAGTATATTGCTTGGTTTCACGTCACAATGAACGATAGGTATCGAGTAACCTTGATGAAGATATTCTAGTGCCAATGCAACATCTTTCATTATGTCCAACCTCTGCAGGATAGTCATGGAACGGTTTGGAGAATACAACCACTGTTCGAGGCTTCCATTAGGCATCAATTGAAGCACCAGGGCTTTGAAATCAAGTTCATCGCAATAACTTATGATTTTAATGAGATTCCGATGACGGATATTGCTTAGCATTTCACATTCCTTCGCAAAACTCTTGAATGCCTCTTCTAGCTGTAAATTGAAAACCTTGAGGGCAATATCTATCCCGTCTGACAGTGTTCCTCTGTATACTGAGCCAAACCCCCCTGTGCCTAGTAAGTTACTCTCGTGAAGTCCATTTGTCGCCCTTACAAGTTCTAGGCGCGAAACTCTTCTCCAAAGAACTTGAGGTAGCAAGGCAGTTTCTCTTACAACTTCAACATTCCTTTTCCTgcatagcaccacaatcaatgcAGCAGCCGCTAGGAGTATTACTGACATGACCCCTGGGATGATATATTTAGCTTTCCTCCAATTTGGCTCAACTTTTGTTCTATATTTGCATAATGGAAAATGGAGTCGGGAAGTACCGCAGAGTGCACCGTTTGATACAAATGAATCATCAGAGAAGTTTCCGAAAGGCCCGCCGGTTGGAATTTCTCCTTGGAGTTTGTTGAAAGACAAATTCAGATGCTTGAGATACAAGAGGGCTTCCAATGACTTTGGGATCACTCCAGATAGATTGTTTTTGGACAAATCCAAGAATTCTAGGCTTAGCAAGGTTTTAAATGAACCGGGAATAGGGCCTTCTAAATAATTGTTTGCCAAGGACAATTTAATCATTTTCTGAAGACCCCCAATGCTACCGGGAATGTTTCCGGAGAAATGGTTATTTGATAAATCCATTACCACCACATCTTTCAACTTTCCGATGTCTTCTGAGAGTGGTCCAACTAGAGAATTGGATGACAAGTTTAGCTCCAATATATACTTGAGTTCCCACAAGGAAGATGGTATTTTTGAAGTTAACAAATTGGACCCTAACCGTAGATATCTTAGAGCTACTGCCAAAGTACCCAAGCAGGAAGGAATAGAACCAGAGAGCCGATTACCATGCAAAACTAAACCGGCTAGGTTGTTTAGTTGACAGAGTTCATACGGGATATGTCCTTGCAGTTCGTTATCATACAAACCCAAAACTTGGAGATTTTGTAGCCTTTGTATTGAAGTTGGAATTGCTCCACTCAACTGATTGTTTCCCAGGTCTAGTAATATCAAGCTGCTCAAGTTGCCAATTTCTACTGGAATGTTGCCCCTGATGTTGGAACGGAATAAATACACATATAGGAGTGACGTAGAGAGATTCCTGAGGGAAGCTGGAATCGTGGTGTTTAGTGGATTGTCTCCCAAGTCTAACTTTGTCAAATTTCTAAGATTAAACAAGCAAGAGAGAGTACTTGCTGCTTGTGGAGTAGAAGCATCAATTGTCAAATTATTCGAGCGCAAGGAAAGAAGCTCAAGGTTTTTCAAGGAACAGAGCGTGCTAGGAAGAAACCCGGTAAATGAGTTTTCGCTCATGTCTAGCATCCTGAGCTTGGAAGCATTGGAGAGGTTAGGGAGTAGTCCAGCCACGACGTTAGTTCTGGCTACATAAAGGAATTCTAGGTTTGGAGCGTTAAGACCGATGTTTGCTGGGAGGCTACCTGAGAGCTGATTGAAAGAAAGCTCTATTCTTCTTATCGTAGAGAGATTGAAGAGTTTGGATGGGATGACGCCACTAAGATTATTAAATAACAGTTCCAAAAACTCTAACTGCGGAAGATCACCAATCTCATCCGGTATTGTACCTTTAACAATTTCAGAACGCTTGTATTAACTTTGTAACTTCAGtttaactaaaaactaaaaacaaattgATTATGAAATGCCCCCAAATTTATTACCTGTTAAATGATTCTCACCAAGAATAATCTTGGTTAAGTAGGTCAAATTGCCAAGACTTTTGGGTATGCTTCCACGGAAATTGTTAGAGTATAATAAGATTTCACGAAGCTCTTTGCATTGCCATAGTTTGGAGGGAATCAGAccgtcaagctggtttccactaaAATTAAATATTCGAATACTGGAAAGATGCTCACATATATTGTTCGGAAGACTGCCACTCATGTTGTTTCCGTATAGATTTAAAATAGTCAAAGAAGATATGTTGAAGACAGGCACAAGAGCAGAGGCTGTTAGGGCATTGGACTGCACAAACAACTCCTCCAGCTGAACTAAACTGCCCATCTCGTTCGGAAGTTCTATAAATCAATCCGTATATATTGTTAAAATCATgtaaacat
This region of Malus domestica chromosome 07, GDT2T_hap1 genomic DNA includes:
- the LOC103439549 gene encoding probable LRR receptor-like serine/threonine-protein kinase At3g47570 isoform X1, coding for MLSMIHCLCYIHMMIMANCLTAGVLAISHTNISTDQSALLSLKAHITSDPQNILTTNWSSASNSNICNWVGVSCGAGHHRVTALNLSHMGLAGVIPPHLGNLSFLVELGLENNSFHGPLPQELSRLRRLKVINLGNNGFMGTIPSWFGSFAKLQTIKLYGNGFSGFIPAAIFNLSALETINLGRNQLSGSIPREIGNLTMVKGIYLDDNKFEELPNEMGSLVQLEELFVQSNALTASALVPVFNISSLTILNLYGNNMSGSLPNNICEHLSSIRIFNFSGNQLDGLIPSKLWQCKELREILLYSNNFRGSIPKSLGNLTYLTKIILGENHLTGTIPDEIGDLPQLEFLELLFNNLSGVIPSKLFNLSTIRRIELSFNQLSGSLPANIGLNAPNLEFLYVARTNVVAGLLPNLSNASKLRMLDMSENSFTGFLPSTLCSLKNLELLSLRSNNLTIDASTPQAASTLSCLFNLRNLTKLDLGDNPLNTTIPASLRNLSTSLLYVYLFRSNIRGNIPVEIGNLSSLILLDLGNNQLSGAIPTSIQRLQNLQVLGLYDNELQGHIPYELCQLNNLAGLVLHGNRLSGSIPSCLGTLAVALRYLRLGSNLLTSKIPSSLWELKYILELNLSSNSLVGPLSEDIGKLKDVVVMDLSNNHFSGNIPGSIGGLQKMIKLSLANNYLEGPIPGSFKTLLSLEFLDLSKNNLSGVIPKSLEALLYLKHLNLSFNKLQGEIPTGGPFGNFSDDSFVSNGALCGTSRLHFPLCKYRTKVEPNWRKAKYIIPGVMSVILLAAAALIVVLCRKRNVEVVRETALLPQVLWRRVSRLELVRATNGLHESNLLGTGGFGSVYRGTLSDGIDIALKVFNLQLEEAFKSFAKECEMLSNIRHRNLIKIISYCDELDFKALVLQLMPNGSLEQWLYSPNRSMTILQRLDIMKDVALALEYLHQGYSIPIVHCDVKPSNILLDDDMVAHVADFGIARLIGSGDSMTETMTLATVGYMAPEFGMEGSVSTSGDVYSFGIVLMETFTKRKPTDEMFVGEMNLKQWIADSLFLNAAIDEVVDADIPGTEEDGGFVSMRVCLSSVMRLALACTAALPKERINMKDAAVALYKIKTKYLKDSGGVNS
- the LOC103439549 gene encoding probable LRR receptor-like serine/threonine-protein kinase At3g47570 isoform X2, which produces MKGVLAISHTNISTDQSALLSLKAHITSDPQNILTTNWSSASNSNICNWVGVSCGAGHHRVTALNLSHMGLAGVIPPHLGNLSFLVELGLENNSFHGPLPQELSRLRRLKVINLGNNGFMGTIPSWFGSFAKLQTIKLYGNGFSGFIPAAIFNLSALETINLGRNQLSGSIPREIGNLTMVKGIYLDDNKFEELPNEMGSLVQLEELFVQSNALTASALVPVFNISSLTILNLYGNNMSGSLPNNICEHLSSIRIFNFSGNQLDGLIPSKLWQCKELREILLYSNNFRGSIPKSLGNLTYLTKIILGENHLTGTIPDEIGDLPQLEFLELLFNNLSGVIPSKLFNLSTIRRIELSFNQLSGSLPANIGLNAPNLEFLYVARTNVVAGLLPNLSNASKLRMLDMSENSFTGFLPSTLCSLKNLELLSLRSNNLTIDASTPQAASTLSCLFNLRNLTKLDLGDNPLNTTIPASLRNLSTSLLYVYLFRSNIRGNIPVEIGNLSSLILLDLGNNQLSGAIPTSIQRLQNLQVLGLYDNELQGHIPYELCQLNNLAGLVLHGNRLSGSIPSCLGTLAVALRYLRLGSNLLTSKIPSSLWELKYILELNLSSNSLVGPLSEDIGKLKDVVVMDLSNNHFSGNIPGSIGGLQKMIKLSLANNYLEGPIPGSFKTLLSLEFLDLSKNNLSGVIPKSLEALLYLKHLNLSFNKLQGEIPTGGPFGNFSDDSFVSNGALCGTSRLHFPLCKYRTKVEPNWRKAKYIIPGVMSVILLAAAALIVVLCRKRNVEVVRETALLPQVLWRRVSRLELVRATNGLHESNLLGTGGFGSVYRGTLSDGIDIALKVFNLQLEEAFKSFAKECEMLSNIRHRNLIKIISYCDELDFKALVLQLMPNGSLEQWLYSPNRSMTILQRLDIMKDVALALEYLHQGYSIPIVHCDVKPSNILLDDDMVAHVADFGIARLIGSGDSMTETMTLATVGYMAPEFGMEGSVSTSGDVYSFGIVLMETFTKRKPTDEMFVGEMNLKQWIADSLFLNAAIDEVVDADIPGTEEDGGFVSMRVCLSSVMRLALACTAALPKERINMKDAAVALYKIKTKYLKDSGGVNS